A portion of the Stigmatopora argus isolate UIUO_Sarg chromosome 15, RoL_Sarg_1.0, whole genome shotgun sequence genome contains these proteins:
- the sos2 gene encoding son of sevenless homolog 2 isoform X2 — MQPQQIYDFSSEENSSKWRGLFVQALRKVQKQVHPNLQAKEDALQHIEELILQLLNMLCVAQPRSVQDVEERVQKTFPHPIDKWAIADAQSAIEKRKRRNPLLLPVDKIHPLLKEVLGYRVDYHVSLYIVAVLEYISADILKLAGNYVGNIRHYEISQQDIKVSMCADKVLMDMFDQEDDIGLISQCADEPSTSGELTYDDLVRLEIAEERQYLRELDLIIKVFRHHFLSNPKIFTPRDVEAIFSNILDIHELTVKLLGLIEDAVEMTADGSPHPLVGSCFEDLAEEQAFDPYETLSQDILSKDFHKHFNNLMARPTAGLYFQSVAEGFKEAVQYVLPQLMMVPVYHCMHYFELLQQLQERSQDQDDRECLKQAITALLNLQCSVERIYAKQPRRKPGEPTYRPHSRQIRSKHLAIKRMNEIQKSIDGWEGKDIGQCCSEFILEGPLLRAGAKHERHNFLFDGLMITCKANQSSRLPGSGSGAEYRLKEKFVLRKVRIADREDSPELRHAFELAAKDENCAVFCARSAEEKAAWMAALVALQYRSTLERMLDAVLQHEERAHPLRLPSPESYRFAVHDSEENIVFEDRVQSKTGIPIIKAGTVVKLIERLTYHMYADPNFVRTFLTTYRSFCKPQELLTLLIDRIEIPEPEPTEEDRQALWNGDQPMAAELQRFRKEYVQPVQLRVLNVFRQWVEHHFYDFENDPELRSRLEEYISSKIQLRGKSMRKWVESINKIIRRKLQTQSNGVSHNITFESPPPPIEWHICRAGQVDSFDLMTLHPIEIARQLTLLESELYRAVRPSELVGSVWTKEDKEKNSPNLLRMIRHTTNLTLWFEKCIVETMNLEERVAVWTRVIEILQVFQELNNFNGVLEVVCAINSVPVYRLDHTYEAIPERRKKILEEAVELSQDHFKKYLAKLKSINPPCVPFFGIYLTNILKTEEGNPDFLKRHGKELINFSKRRKVAEITGEIQQYQNQPYCLKVEHDIRRFFENLNPMGNRSEKEFSDYLFNMSMEIEPRNCRQAPRFPRKTTYTLKSPGVRPVRTSTSGTLKGHPVPLEREPAHKITFRSIAETDAETPASASVPTSPNTPTPPQSASSDLGSVFGDHDLSSSYGSNSIFASVLLPPSKCQSVSCGSLHQLGEEFLKPPPLPPRRKDATSDGKGCRLADGRPDSPPAIPPRLPQPRTPGYNGPAGDGPLPSPPPPPPRDPLPDTPPPVPQRPPEIFINYPLSLQPSPVGRYHWDFSGSPASPNTPPGTPSPRVPRRGCPLSASQTSLCPMLPPPPPPPSAPAPPVPPRHNSGPPLPKLPPKTYKREPPPHVLSLVENSEP, encoded by the exons ATGCAGCCCCAGCAGATCTACGACTTTTCCAGCGAGGAAAACAGTAGCAAGTGGAGAGGCCTCTTCGTGCAAGCCCTGCGCAAG GTGCAGAAGCAGGTCCATCCCAACCTCCAGGCCAAGGAGGACGCCCTGCAGCACATCGAGGAGTTGATCCTGCAGCTGCTCAACATGCTCTGCGTGGCGCAGCCTCGCTCCGTCCAGGACGTGGAG GAGCGAGTCCAGAAGACCTTCCCTCACCCCATCGACAAGTGGGCCATCGCCGACGCGCAGTCGGCCATCGAGAAGCGCAAGAGGAGGAACCCCTTGCTTCTGCCCGTGGACAAGATACACCCGCTGCTTAAG GAGGTCCTGGGCTACAGAGTGGACTACCACGTGTCCCTCTACATCGTGGCGGTCCTGGAGTACATATCGGCGGACATTTTGAAGCTGGCGGGCAACTACGTGGGCAACATCCGCCACTACGAGATCAGCCAGCAGGACATCAAAGTGTCCATGTGTGCCGACAAG GTGCTGATGGACATGTTCGACCAAGAAGACGACATCGGCCTGATTTCGCAGTGCGCCGACGAGCCGTCCACGTCGGGCGAGCTGACGTACGACGACCTGGTGCGGCTGGAGATCGCCGAGGAGCGACAGTACCTGCGCGAGCTGGACCTCATCATCAAAGTGTTCCGCCACCACTTCTTGTCCAACCCCAAGATCTTCACGCCGCGG GACGTGGAGGCCATCTTCAGCAACATCTTGGACATCCACGAGCTGACGGTCAAGCTGCTGGGGCTCATCGAAGACGCCGTGGAGATGACGGCGGACGGGAGCCCTCACCCGCTGGTGGGCAGTTGCTTCGAGGACCTGGCCGAG GAGCAAGCGTTCGACCCGTACGAGACGCTCTCCCAGGATATTCTCAGCAAAGACTTCCACAAACACTTCAACAATCTGATGGCCAGGCCAACCGCCGGCCTTTACTTCCAG TCTGTAGCAGAAGGCTTCAAAGAGGCCGTCCAATACGTCCTTCCGCAGCTCATGATGGTGCCGGTGTACCactgcatgcattattttgagcTCTTGCAG CAACTTCAAGAGCGCAGTCAAGACCAAGATGATCGCGAATGTCTGAAACAGGCCATCACGGCGCTGCTCAACCTTCAGTGCAGCGTGGAGCGCATCTACGCCAAGCAGCCTCGCCGGAAACCAGG CGAACCCACGTACCGTCCGCACAGCCGTCAAATCCGAAGCAAACACCTGGCCATCAAACGCATGAACGAGATCCAGAAGAGCATCGACGGCTGGGAGGGCAAGGACATCGGGCAGTGCTGCAGCGAGTTCATCCTGGAGGGCCCGCTGTTGCGCGCCGGCGCCAAGCACGAGCGCCACAACTTCCTCTTTGACGGCCTGATGATCACCTGCAAGGCCAACCAGAGCTCGCGGCTGCCCGGCTCGGGCAGCGGCGCCGAGTACCGGCTCAAGGAGAAGTTCGTGCTGCGCAAGGTGCGCATCGCCGACCGCGAGGACTCGCCCGAGCTGCGGCACGCCTTCGAGCTGGCCGCCAAGGACGAGAACTGCGCCGTCTTCTGCGCGCGCAGCGCCGAGGAGAAGGCGGCCTGGATGGCCGCCCTGGTGGCGCTGCAGTACCGCTCCACCTTGGAGCGCATGCTGGACGCCGTGCTGCAGCACGAGGAGCGGGCGCACCCGCTGCGCCTGCCCTCGCCCGAGTCCTACCGCTTCGCCGTGCACGACTCGGAGGAGAACATCGTCTTCGAGGACCGGGTGCAGAGCAAGACGGGCATCCCCATCATCAAGGCCGGCACCGTGGTCAAGCTCATCGAGAGGCTCACTTACCACATGTACGCCG ATCCAAACTTTGTGCGCACTTTTTTGACCACGTACCGATCTTTCTGCAAACCTCAGGAGCTTCTCACGCTGCTGATCGACAG GATCGAAATCCCCGAGCCGGAGCCCACCGAGGAGGACCGGCAGGCCCTGTGGAACGGCGACCAGCCCATGGCGGCCGAGCTTCAGAGATTCCGCAAGGAGTACGTGCAGCCGGTCCAGCTCAG GGTGCTTAACGTTTTCCGCCAGTGGGTGGAGCATCATTTCTACGACTTTGAAAACGACCCCGAACTGAGAAGTCGCCTGGAGGAATACATCAGCAGCAAAATCCAGCTGCGAG GCAAGTCCATGCGCAAGTGGGTGGAGTCCATCAACAAGATCATCCGGCGCAAGCTGCAGACGCAAAGCAACGGCGTGAGCCACAACATCACTTTCGAGAGCCCGCCCCCGCCCATCGAGTGGCACATCTGCCGGGCCGGTCAGGTGGACTCCTTCGATCTCATGACCCTGCACCCCATCGAGATCGCCCGTCAGCTGACCCTGCTGGAGTCCGAGCTCTACAG AGCCGTGCGTCCGTCCGAGCTGGTGGGCAGCGTGTGGACCAAAGAGGACAAAGAGAAGAACTCACCCAACTTGCTCCGGATGATCCGACACACCACCAACCTCACGCTGTGGTTTGAGAA GTGCATCGTGGAGACCATGAACCTGGAAGAGCGCGTGGCGGTGTGGACGCGCGTCATCGAGATCCTGCAAGTCTTCCAGGAACTCAATAACTTCAACGGCGTGCTGGAGGTGGTGTGCGCCATCAACTCGGTCCCGGTCTACCGCCTGGACCACACCTACGAG GCTATCCcggagaggaggaagaagatcctggaggaggcggtggaacTGAGTCAAGACCATTTCAAAAAGTACTTGGCCAAACTCAAGTCCATCAACCCGCCCTGCGTGCCTTTCTTCG GTATCTACCTGACCAACATCCTGAAGACGGAAGAGGGCAACCCGGACTTCCTGAAGCGTCATGGCAAGGAGTTGATCAACTTCAGCAAGCGCAGGAAAGTGGCCGAAATCACCGGTGAGATCCAACAGTACCAGAACCAGCCCTACTGCCTTAAAGTGGAGCACGACATCCGG AGATTCTTCGAGAACTTGAACCCGATGGGAAACCGCAGCGAGAAGGAGTTTTCCGACTACTTGTTCAACATGTCCATGGAGATCGAGCCCAGGAATTGCAGACAAGCGCCTCGTTTT CCCAGAAAGACGACGTACACGCTGAAATCGCCTGGCGTCCGCCCCGTGCGAACATCTACCTCGGGCACCCTGAAGGGCCACCCGGTGCCTCTGGAACGGGAACCGGCGCACAAGATCACCTTCCGCAGCATCGCCGAGACGGATGCGGAGACGCCGGCGTCCGCCTCGGTGCCCACGTCCCCCAACACGCCCACGCCGCCGCAGTCGGCCTCCTCCGACCTGGGCTCGGTCTTTGGCGACCACGACCTCAGCAGCTCCTACG GTTCCAACTCCATCTTTGCTTCGGTTCTCCTGCCGCCTTCCA AGTGCCAATCGGTTTCCTGCGGCAGCCTCCACCAGCTGGGCGAGGAGTTCCTCAAGCCGCCGCCGCTTCCGCCTCGGAGGAAGGACGCCACGTCGGACGGCAAA GGCTGTCGCTTGGCGGACGGTCGCCCGGACAGCCCCCCGGCCATCCCTCCCCGGCTGCCGCAGCCGCGGACGCCGGGCTACAACGGTCCGGCGGGGGACGGGCCCCTGCCCAGCCCCCCGCCGCCCCCTCCCCGGGACCCGCTCCCCGACACGCCGCCGCCCGTGCCCCAGCGCCCCCCGGAGATCTTCATCAACTACCCGCTCAGCCTGCAGCCCTCGCCGGTGGGGCGCTACCACTGGGACTTTAGCGGCTCGCCCGCGTCGCCCAACACGCCGCCCGGCACGCCGTCGCCCCGCGTCCCCCGGCGTGGCTGCCCGCTCAGCGCCAGCCAGACCAGCCTGTGCCCGATGctgccgcccccgccgccgcctccctCGGCCCCGGCGCCGCCCGTGCCCCCCCGACACAACTCGGGCCCGCCGCTGCCCAAATTGCCGCCCAAGACGTACAAGCGGGAGCCGCCGCCGCACGTTCTCTCCTTGGTGGAAAACAGCGAGCCGTAG
- the sos2 gene encoding son of sevenless homolog 2 isoform X1: MQPQQIYDFSSEENSSKWRGLFVQALRKVQKQVHPNLQAKEDALQHIEELILQLLNMLCVAQPRSVQDVEERVQKTFPHPIDKWAIADAQSAIEKRKRRNPLLLPVDKIHPLLKEVLGYRVDYHVSLYIVAVLEYISADILKLAGNYVGNIRHYEISQQDIKVSMCADKVLMDMFDQEDDIGLISQCADEPSTSGELTYDDLVRLEIAEERQYLRELDLIIKVFRHHFLSNPKIFTPRDVEAIFSNILDIHELTVKLLGLIEDAVEMTADGSPHPLVGSCFEDLAEEQAFDPYETLSQDILSKDFHKHFNNLMARPTAGLYFQSVAEGFKEAVQYVLPQLMMVPVYHCMHYFELLQQLQERSQDQDDRECLKQAITALLNLQCSVERIYAKQPRRKPGEPTYRPHSRQIRSKHLAIKRMNEIQKSIDGWEGKDIGQCCSEFILEGPLLRAGAKHERHNFLFDGLMITCKANQSSRLPGSGSGAEYRLKEKFVLRKVRIADREDSPELRHAFELAAKDENCAVFCARSAEEKAAWMAALVALQYRSTLERMLDAVLQHEERAHPLRLPSPESYRFAVHDSEENIVFEDRVQSKTGIPIIKAGTVVKLIERLTYHMYADPNFVRTFLTTYRSFCKPQELLTLLIDRIEIPEPEPTEEDRQALWNGDQPMAAELQRFRKEYVQPVQLRVLNVFRQWVEHHFYDFENDPELRSRLEEYISSKIQLRGKSMRKWVESINKIIRRKLQTQSNGVSHNITFESPPPPIEWHICRAGQVDSFDLMTLHPIEIARQLTLLESELYRAVRPSELVGSVWTKEDKEKNSPNLLRMIRHTTNLTLWFEKCIVETMNLEERVAVWTRVIEILQVFQELNNFNGVLEVVCAINSVPVYRLDHTYEAIPERRKKILEEAVELSQDHFKKYLAKLKSINPPCVPFFGIYLTNILKTEEGNPDFLKRHGKELINFSKRRKVAEITGEIQQYQNQPYCLKVEHDIRRFFENLNPMGNRSEKEFSDYLFNMSMEIEPRNCRQAPRFPRKTTYTLKSPGVRPVRTSTSGTLKGHPVPLEREPAHKITFRSIAETDAETPASASVPTSPNTPTPPQSASSDLGSVFGDHDLSSSYGGSNSIFASVLLPPSKCQSVSCGSLHQLGEEFLKPPPLPPRRKDATSDGKGCRLADGRPDSPPAIPPRLPQPRTPGYNGPAGDGPLPSPPPPPPRDPLPDTPPPVPQRPPEIFINYPLSLQPSPVGRYHWDFSGSPASPNTPPGTPSPRVPRRGCPLSASQTSLCPMLPPPPPPPSAPAPPVPPRHNSGPPLPKLPPKTYKREPPPHVLSLVENSEP, from the exons ATGCAGCCCCAGCAGATCTACGACTTTTCCAGCGAGGAAAACAGTAGCAAGTGGAGAGGCCTCTTCGTGCAAGCCCTGCGCAAG GTGCAGAAGCAGGTCCATCCCAACCTCCAGGCCAAGGAGGACGCCCTGCAGCACATCGAGGAGTTGATCCTGCAGCTGCTCAACATGCTCTGCGTGGCGCAGCCTCGCTCCGTCCAGGACGTGGAG GAGCGAGTCCAGAAGACCTTCCCTCACCCCATCGACAAGTGGGCCATCGCCGACGCGCAGTCGGCCATCGAGAAGCGCAAGAGGAGGAACCCCTTGCTTCTGCCCGTGGACAAGATACACCCGCTGCTTAAG GAGGTCCTGGGCTACAGAGTGGACTACCACGTGTCCCTCTACATCGTGGCGGTCCTGGAGTACATATCGGCGGACATTTTGAAGCTGGCGGGCAACTACGTGGGCAACATCCGCCACTACGAGATCAGCCAGCAGGACATCAAAGTGTCCATGTGTGCCGACAAG GTGCTGATGGACATGTTCGACCAAGAAGACGACATCGGCCTGATTTCGCAGTGCGCCGACGAGCCGTCCACGTCGGGCGAGCTGACGTACGACGACCTGGTGCGGCTGGAGATCGCCGAGGAGCGACAGTACCTGCGCGAGCTGGACCTCATCATCAAAGTGTTCCGCCACCACTTCTTGTCCAACCCCAAGATCTTCACGCCGCGG GACGTGGAGGCCATCTTCAGCAACATCTTGGACATCCACGAGCTGACGGTCAAGCTGCTGGGGCTCATCGAAGACGCCGTGGAGATGACGGCGGACGGGAGCCCTCACCCGCTGGTGGGCAGTTGCTTCGAGGACCTGGCCGAG GAGCAAGCGTTCGACCCGTACGAGACGCTCTCCCAGGATATTCTCAGCAAAGACTTCCACAAACACTTCAACAATCTGATGGCCAGGCCAACCGCCGGCCTTTACTTCCAG TCTGTAGCAGAAGGCTTCAAAGAGGCCGTCCAATACGTCCTTCCGCAGCTCATGATGGTGCCGGTGTACCactgcatgcattattttgagcTCTTGCAG CAACTTCAAGAGCGCAGTCAAGACCAAGATGATCGCGAATGTCTGAAACAGGCCATCACGGCGCTGCTCAACCTTCAGTGCAGCGTGGAGCGCATCTACGCCAAGCAGCCTCGCCGGAAACCAGG CGAACCCACGTACCGTCCGCACAGCCGTCAAATCCGAAGCAAACACCTGGCCATCAAACGCATGAACGAGATCCAGAAGAGCATCGACGGCTGGGAGGGCAAGGACATCGGGCAGTGCTGCAGCGAGTTCATCCTGGAGGGCCCGCTGTTGCGCGCCGGCGCCAAGCACGAGCGCCACAACTTCCTCTTTGACGGCCTGATGATCACCTGCAAGGCCAACCAGAGCTCGCGGCTGCCCGGCTCGGGCAGCGGCGCCGAGTACCGGCTCAAGGAGAAGTTCGTGCTGCGCAAGGTGCGCATCGCCGACCGCGAGGACTCGCCCGAGCTGCGGCACGCCTTCGAGCTGGCCGCCAAGGACGAGAACTGCGCCGTCTTCTGCGCGCGCAGCGCCGAGGAGAAGGCGGCCTGGATGGCCGCCCTGGTGGCGCTGCAGTACCGCTCCACCTTGGAGCGCATGCTGGACGCCGTGCTGCAGCACGAGGAGCGGGCGCACCCGCTGCGCCTGCCCTCGCCCGAGTCCTACCGCTTCGCCGTGCACGACTCGGAGGAGAACATCGTCTTCGAGGACCGGGTGCAGAGCAAGACGGGCATCCCCATCATCAAGGCCGGCACCGTGGTCAAGCTCATCGAGAGGCTCACTTACCACATGTACGCCG ATCCAAACTTTGTGCGCACTTTTTTGACCACGTACCGATCTTTCTGCAAACCTCAGGAGCTTCTCACGCTGCTGATCGACAG GATCGAAATCCCCGAGCCGGAGCCCACCGAGGAGGACCGGCAGGCCCTGTGGAACGGCGACCAGCCCATGGCGGCCGAGCTTCAGAGATTCCGCAAGGAGTACGTGCAGCCGGTCCAGCTCAG GGTGCTTAACGTTTTCCGCCAGTGGGTGGAGCATCATTTCTACGACTTTGAAAACGACCCCGAACTGAGAAGTCGCCTGGAGGAATACATCAGCAGCAAAATCCAGCTGCGAG GCAAGTCCATGCGCAAGTGGGTGGAGTCCATCAACAAGATCATCCGGCGCAAGCTGCAGACGCAAAGCAACGGCGTGAGCCACAACATCACTTTCGAGAGCCCGCCCCCGCCCATCGAGTGGCACATCTGCCGGGCCGGTCAGGTGGACTCCTTCGATCTCATGACCCTGCACCCCATCGAGATCGCCCGTCAGCTGACCCTGCTGGAGTCCGAGCTCTACAG AGCCGTGCGTCCGTCCGAGCTGGTGGGCAGCGTGTGGACCAAAGAGGACAAAGAGAAGAACTCACCCAACTTGCTCCGGATGATCCGACACACCACCAACCTCACGCTGTGGTTTGAGAA GTGCATCGTGGAGACCATGAACCTGGAAGAGCGCGTGGCGGTGTGGACGCGCGTCATCGAGATCCTGCAAGTCTTCCAGGAACTCAATAACTTCAACGGCGTGCTGGAGGTGGTGTGCGCCATCAACTCGGTCCCGGTCTACCGCCTGGACCACACCTACGAG GCTATCCcggagaggaggaagaagatcctggaggaggcggtggaacTGAGTCAAGACCATTTCAAAAAGTACTTGGCCAAACTCAAGTCCATCAACCCGCCCTGCGTGCCTTTCTTCG GTATCTACCTGACCAACATCCTGAAGACGGAAGAGGGCAACCCGGACTTCCTGAAGCGTCATGGCAAGGAGTTGATCAACTTCAGCAAGCGCAGGAAAGTGGCCGAAATCACCGGTGAGATCCAACAGTACCAGAACCAGCCCTACTGCCTTAAAGTGGAGCACGACATCCGG AGATTCTTCGAGAACTTGAACCCGATGGGAAACCGCAGCGAGAAGGAGTTTTCCGACTACTTGTTCAACATGTCCATGGAGATCGAGCCCAGGAATTGCAGACAAGCGCCTCGTTTT CCCAGAAAGACGACGTACACGCTGAAATCGCCTGGCGTCCGCCCCGTGCGAACATCTACCTCGGGCACCCTGAAGGGCCACCCGGTGCCTCTGGAACGGGAACCGGCGCACAAGATCACCTTCCGCAGCATCGCCGAGACGGATGCGGAGACGCCGGCGTCCGCCTCGGTGCCCACGTCCCCCAACACGCCCACGCCGCCGCAGTCGGCCTCCTCCGACCTGGGCTCGGTCTTTGGCGACCACGACCTCAGCAGCTCCTACGGTG GTTCCAACTCCATCTTTGCTTCGGTTCTCCTGCCGCCTTCCA AGTGCCAATCGGTTTCCTGCGGCAGCCTCCACCAGCTGGGCGAGGAGTTCCTCAAGCCGCCGCCGCTTCCGCCTCGGAGGAAGGACGCCACGTCGGACGGCAAA GGCTGTCGCTTGGCGGACGGTCGCCCGGACAGCCCCCCGGCCATCCCTCCCCGGCTGCCGCAGCCGCGGACGCCGGGCTACAACGGTCCGGCGGGGGACGGGCCCCTGCCCAGCCCCCCGCCGCCCCCTCCCCGGGACCCGCTCCCCGACACGCCGCCGCCCGTGCCCCAGCGCCCCCCGGAGATCTTCATCAACTACCCGCTCAGCCTGCAGCCCTCGCCGGTGGGGCGCTACCACTGGGACTTTAGCGGCTCGCCCGCGTCGCCCAACACGCCGCCCGGCACGCCGTCGCCCCGCGTCCCCCGGCGTGGCTGCCCGCTCAGCGCCAGCCAGACCAGCCTGTGCCCGATGctgccgcccccgccgccgcctccctCGGCCCCGGCGCCGCCCGTGCCCCCCCGACACAACTCGGGCCCGCCGCTGCCCAAATTGCCGCCCAAGACGTACAAGCGGGAGCCGCCGCCGCACGTTCTCTCCTTGGTGGAAAACAGCGAGCCGTAG
- the LOC144090077 gene encoding uncharacterized protein LOC144090077 — translation MTSEGLTVGVHHLGRNRSANKQDLSFLHRNDGASSLFGAGDERPRGGTGGRNRKAAALGGGAEDGFLGGPAGAGPDPARRLAPARRDGGPPAPLRTESPPLGSPGRVPQGGAGRRSPSGAGAARTLSPRRQERASPRPRQPDTSAQESHGHSALSFPRPKSINLKCVFLSLSEASRGKAALRGFLQGLKAGLCPETDLRHQAALQLLHSEWHYVSSLKQLYDTYKTTSRDVSQPQEALASSAERLLRRHLLFGNNLRERLSARRWKSLLGDLLVQLVGQNDTSFSDAYVGYSAVLASLLSLDVLKLDAGGDKQVDEVEALLPSWLLLAPVSRLHGYLAHIQNLLQRTGEDHPDRSLLLGTERTLGHVLWRCHAILDEDVHWEEPSCGGDEEEEAAGGSTPDDVPCRANGECAGPRAWEQASVRTDGDLAVERWPRSPPRRPRGRRSLTPEPPSADACYDGDGRVTPYEEDDGDDDDGGDGDGQVPVLLRPSERSARLRWEIPERTCGKVLNVRTGSPPPLRAASAFRPIWERPSPENQRRSFPASGAGQGSVEPPSGRLWDDSEDSEAACSTV, via the exons aTGACGTCGG AGGGTCTGACGGTGGGGGTCCACCACCTCGGCAGAAACAGGTCCGCAAACAAACAAGATTTGTCATTTTTGCACCGGAATGACGGCGCGTCCTCGTTATTTGGAGCAGGTGATGAAAGACCAAGAGGCGGAACTGGTGGCAGAAATCGAAAAG CTGCAGCGCTTGGTGGCGGAGCTGAAGACGGGTTTCTCGGAGGCCCTGCTGGAGCTGGCCCAGATCCAGCACGGAGACTCGCTCCTGCGCGACGAGATGGAGGACCACCGGCGCCACTGCGGACGGAAAGCCCGCCGCTCGGAAGCCCTGGCCGAGTCCCTCAGG GAGGAGCTGGCCGCCGTTCGCCGTCAGGTGCTGGCGCTGCGCGAACGCTCTCGCCCCGACGCCAAGAGCGCGCAAGCCCAAGACCGAGGCAGCCCGATACCTCCGCTCAGGAAAGTCACGGCCACTCGGCGCTGTCGTTTCCACGGCCAAAGAGCattaatttgaaatgtgtatttctaTCCCTCAGCGAGGCGTCCCGAGGGAAAGCGGCGCTGCGTGGTTTTCTGCAGGGACTCAAAGCCGGACTCTGCCCGGAAACAG ACCTCCGCCACCAGGCGGCGCTGCAGCTTCTCCACTCCGAGTGGCACTACGTGTCTTCTTTGAAGCAACTCTACGACACTTACAAAACGACCTCACGCGACGTCTCCCAACCGCA AGAGGCGTTGGCGTCGTCCGCCGAGCGGCTCCTGCGGCGCCACCTGCTCTTCGGCAACAACTTGCGGGAACGACTGAGCGCCCGCCGCTGGAAATCGCTGCTGGGAGACCTTCTGGTGCAACTGGTCGGACAGAATGAC ACGTCTTTCTCGGACGCTTACGTGGGCTACAGCGCCGTGCTAGCCTCCCTCCTCTCGCTGGATGTCCTCAAGTTGGACGCTGGTGGGGACAAGCAG GTGGATGAAGTGGAAGCGCTGTTGCCGTCTTGGCTGCTGTTGGCCCCCGTTTCTCGTCTTCACGGCTACCTTGCTCACATCCAg AACCTGCTGCAGCGGACGGGCGAGGACCACCCGGACCGCAGCCTCCTGCTGGGCACCGAACGAACGCTAGGCCACGTTTTGTGGCGCTGTCACGCCATCCTGGACGAGGACGTCCACTGGGAAGAGCCCAG TTGCGGCggcgacgaggaggaggaggcggccgGCGGCTCGACCCCGGACGACGTCCCATGCAGGGCAAACGGCGAATGTGCAGGTCCCAG AGCGTGGGAGCAGGCGTCCGTGCGGACCGACGGGGATCTGGCCGTGGAACGCTGGCCCCGCAGCCCGCCGAGGCGACCGAGGGGGCGGCGCTCGCTCACTCCGGAGCCCCCCTCGGCGGACGCCTGCTACGACGGCGACGGCCGGGTTACCCCGTACGAGGAGGACGACGGCGACGACGATGACGGCGGCGATGGCGACGGCCAAGTGCCGGTCCTCCTCCGGCCGTCGGAGAGGAGCGCCCGCCTGCGCTGGGAGATTCCCGAACGGACGTGCGGCAAAGTGTTGAACGTGAGGACGgggtcgccgccgccgctgcgaGCCGCCAGCGCCTTCAGGCCCATCTGGGAGCGCCCGTCTCCGGAGAACCAGCGGCGAAGCTTTCCCGCTTCCGG CGCGGGACAAGGTTCGGTGGAGCCCCCCAGCGGACGATTGTGGGATGACAGCGAAGACAGCGAGGCGGCGTGCAGCACCGTTTGA